The Halobaculum sp. MBLA0143 genome includes a region encoding these proteins:
- a CDS encoding ABC transporter permease yields MSRRTFLLRRVAFAAVALLAVLTATFAVIELTANPAVARVAAEASRQAAAENANATEQTRQVREAVQAYREANGLDRPLPVRYVDWMVSVVTLDWGVSRDPARLDVRSVRTLVGDGLATTAVWVTPAVVGSLVGSTLFGLATASRTTSGRERSVAGLSYLLYGLPNFWLALIALPVVLAAAVPTAWLAASGVGVGTVSASLALGLSLLAVQARYVRTETNERLRRAFVKTVRAKGGGRRAVGRHVLRHGAVTLASLFVADVLGVLVVEVFVLETALGLDGFGALGVRAIRRQDLPIVLGVTFVLAAVGVTANLLADVVYGTLDPRATVDDD; encoded by the coding sequence ATGTCGAGACGGACGTTCCTCCTCCGACGAGTGGCGTTCGCGGCCGTCGCACTCCTGGCAGTCCTGACGGCGACGTTCGCGGTGATCGAACTCACGGCCAACCCGGCGGTCGCCAGGGTCGCGGCGGAAGCGAGCCGGCAGGCTGCCGCAGAGAACGCCAACGCGACGGAACAGACCCGACAGGTACGCGAGGCGGTCCAGGCGTACCGCGAGGCGAACGGGCTAGACCGCCCGTTGCCGGTGCGGTACGTCGACTGGATGGTGAGCGTGGTCACGCTGGACTGGGGAGTCTCGCGGGACCCGGCACGGCTCGACGTGCGGTCCGTCCGGACGCTCGTCGGCGACGGGCTGGCGACGACGGCCGTCTGGGTGACGCCGGCGGTCGTCGGCTCACTCGTCGGGAGCACGTTGTTCGGGCTGGCGACGGCGAGCCGGACGACGAGCGGCCGCGAGCGGAGCGTCGCCGGGCTGTCGTACCTCCTGTACGGGCTGCCGAACTTCTGGCTGGCGCTGATCGCGCTGCCGGTCGTCCTCGCGGCCGCGGTGCCGACCGCCTGGCTGGCGGCCTCCGGCGTCGGCGTCGGAACGGTCAGCGCGTCGCTGGCGCTGGGGCTGAGTCTGCTCGCGGTCCAGGCGCGGTACGTTCGGACGGAGACGAACGAGCGGCTCCGGCGGGCGTTCGTCAAGACGGTTCGAGCGAAGGGAGGCGGTCGCCGAGCCGTCGGCCGTCACGTCCTGCGACACGGCGCCGTCACGCTGGCGTCGTTGTTCGTCGCGGACGTGTTGGGCGTGCTCGTCGTGGAGGTGTTCGTGTTGGAGACCGCGCTCGGGCTGGACGGGTTCGGCGCGCTCGGGGTCCGGGCGATTCGACGACAGGATCTCCCCATCGTGCTCGGGGTGACGTTCGTCCTCGCGGCCGTCGGGGTGACGGCGAACCTCCTCGCGGACGTGGTGTACGGCACGCTCGACCCCCGAGCGACGGTCGACGACGACTGA
- a CDS encoding SipW-dependent-type signal peptide-containing protein has protein sequence MTDGHTTLTRRRLLVALGGAGVVSAGSGLGTSAYFSDREEFDGNRLVAGELDLMVDWSEHYSDWSVDENDDYVDGSLIGGDPDEFDTDTDGDGVDDFEVVTTGGDPSAVPSGYVGVPTPTEPLVAVPSEALNDFQYNTEVEAYPDADGDGHQDPILTRNQIASFNPGLTAEEVETAYRDQFAQVPQDLEAPVIDLNDVKPGDFGEVTFSLHLFHNPGYIWLTGDLVSAAENGTTEPEADDPDEEEGVVELLDEVQVAVWHDDGDNVLEPEEVVNSPHAVTEPSNITLTAEEALITDGSLREVLAELSDGNGVPLDADPLTETRDCYPNSTTRHVAFAWWLPVDHANEIQTDSATFDLGFYTEQCRHNDGSGQAPEETETAGGG, from the coding sequence ATGACAGATGGACACACGACACTGACACGACGACGACTGCTCGTGGCCCTGGGAGGTGCCGGGGTCGTCTCGGCCGGGTCGGGGCTGGGGACGAGCGCGTACTTCTCGGACCGCGAGGAGTTCGACGGGAACCGCTTGGTCGCGGGGGAACTAGACCTGATGGTCGACTGGTCGGAACACTACAGCGACTGGTCGGTCGACGAGAACGACGACTACGTGGACGGGAGCCTGATCGGCGGTGACCCCGACGAGTTCGACACGGACACCGACGGCGACGGCGTGGACGACTTCGAGGTGGTGACGACGGGCGGCGACCCGAGCGCGGTCCCGTCGGGGTACGTCGGCGTGCCGACGCCGACGGAGCCGCTGGTGGCGGTGCCCAGCGAGGCACTGAACGACTTCCAGTACAACACCGAGGTGGAGGCGTACCCGGACGCCGACGGCGACGGCCACCAGGATCCGATCCTCACCCGCAACCAGATTGCGTCGTTCAATCCCGGGCTCACCGCCGAGGAGGTGGAGACGGCCTACCGCGACCAGTTCGCGCAGGTGCCGCAGGACCTGGAGGCGCCCGTGATCGACTTGAACGACGTGAAGCCGGGCGACTTCGGTGAGGTGACGTTCAGCCTCCACCTGTTCCACAACCCGGGGTACATCTGGCTGACGGGAGACCTCGTGAGCGCCGCCGAGAACGGCACGACGGAGCCGGAGGCGGACGACCCCGACGAGGAGGAGGGTGTCGTCGAGCTGTTGGACGAGGTCCAGGTCGCCGTCTGGCACGACGACGGCGACAACGTGTTAGAGCCGGAGGAGGTCGTCAACTCCCCGCACGCGGTGACGGAGCCGTCGAACATCACGCTCACCGCCGAGGAGGCGCTGATAACGGACGGGAGTCTCCGCGAGGTGTTGGCGGAGCTGTCCGACGGCAACGGCGTGCCGTTGGACGCCGACCCGTTGACAGAGACGCGGGACTGTTACCCCAACTCCACGACGCGACACGTCGCGTTCGCGTGGTGGCTCCCGGTGGACCACGCCAACGAGATTCAGACGGACTCTGCTACGTTCGATCTCGGGTTCTACACCGAGCAGTGCCGCCACAACGACGGCAGCGGGCAGGCGCCCGAGGAGACGGAGACGGCCGGCGGTGGGTGA
- a CDS encoding ABC transporter permease has protein sequence MVPDPDPSPDQTDETDCAPATDGGVAGVHEIDWSDADPSPSVPVVRLVLAALAAVGLALAWTETQATNVDPLLDRNPTPVVWLFRIALLTAAVVVLPAAVRAPRVALARLRPLRRDPLTAVAALTLAAATAVAVVGPVVAGLPDAAPLSSDQPPVAVQVAYPTATNDCVASVVGTGESRACPGTLQYPLGTNAIGYDVVTLLVHALRSSLQIVVVTLALAVPIGTLVGAVSGYAGGRVDDVLSWYVDVQQSTPTFVVYLLGVFVFGESHLLFVGAFGLLGWASTAKLVRGAVLERRDADYVRAARGAGASSSAVLRRHILPNVSGTVFVEATRRAPQLLLLEVGLTFVGLGDAARRVPSFGNVIRSGIRGNWWVWVPALVTLTAVVAALLLVGDAFGDDVPGRQRT, from the coding sequence GTGGTTCCCGATCCCGATCCCTCCCCCGACCAGACCGACGAGACCGACTGTGCTCCCGCGACGGACGGCGGCGTCGCCGGCGTCCACGAGATCGACTGGAGCGACGCGGACCCCTCGCCGTCCGTCCCGGTCGTCCGGCTCGTCCTCGCGGCGTTGGCGGCCGTCGGCCTCGCGCTCGCCTGGACGGAGACCCAGGCGACGAACGTCGACCCGTTGCTGGACCGCAACCCCACGCCGGTCGTCTGGCTGTTCCGAATCGCGCTCCTGACGGCCGCCGTGGTCGTCCTCCCGGCGGCCGTCCGGGCCCCGCGTGTCGCCCTCGCCCGGCTCCGGCCGCTCCGACGCGACCCACTCACCGCGGTCGCGGCGCTGACGCTCGCGGCCGCGACCGCCGTCGCCGTCGTCGGCCCCGTGGTCGCCGGCCTCCCCGACGCTGCGCCGCTGTCGTCGGATCAGCCGCCGGTCGCCGTCCAGGTCGCCTACCCGACGGCCACGAACGACTGCGTCGCCAGTGTCGTCGGCACCGGGGAGAGCCGAGCCTGTCCCGGTACGCTCCAGTACCCTCTCGGGACGAACGCGATCGGCTACGACGTGGTGACGCTGCTCGTCCACGCGCTCCGGAGTAGCCTCCAGATCGTCGTCGTCACCCTCGCGCTGGCGGTGCCGATCGGAACGCTCGTCGGCGCCGTCTCCGGTTACGCCGGCGGTCGCGTCGACGACGTGCTCTCCTGGTACGTCGACGTCCAGCAGTCGACGCCGACGTTCGTCGTCTACCTGCTGGGCGTGTTCGTGTTCGGCGAGAGTCACCTCCTGTTCGTCGGGGCGTTCGGACTCCTGGGCTGGGCCAGCACGGCGAAGCTCGTCCGCGGCGCCGTGCTCGAACGCCGTGACGCCGACTACGTCCGCGCGGCCCGTGGCGCCGGCGCCTCCTCGTCGGCCGTCCTCCGGCGGCACATCCTGCCGAACGTCTCCGGCACCGTCTTCGTGGAGGCGACGCGACGCGCTCCGCAGTTGCTCCTCCTCGAAGTCGGACTCACTTTCGTCGGGCTCGGCGACGCCGCGCGACGGGTTCCCTCGTTCGGCAACGTGATCCGCTCCGGAATCCGAGGAAACTGGTGGGTGTGGGTGCCCGCACTGGTGACCCTCACGGCCGTCGTCGCCGCCCTGTTGCTCGTCGGCGACGCGTTCGGTGACGACGTGCCGGGGCGCCAGCGGACGTGA
- a CDS encoding S8 family serine peptidase, translated as MTDDDGLSRRGFLRATGAAAAATTVAGPAAGQEPSASRADRVLVGVSAAADSLRGPVAETMPESAAIRSVDDTLRYVTVQFPPDTPTAIEHDYVQTAEAHDMVRYAERNKLRTRRLTPDDPLRSEQESLDLINANAAFDTTVGSSDVRIAVIDTGADYEHEDLAANVRANPGRDFVFGGDSDPINGTNNGQPQPHGTHVGGIAAAVTDNETGVTGVSQSELIFGRALGDSGAGFTEDIADAIRWAGDQNADIINLSLGASTASNVELSAVQYAHRKGALLVAAAGNDGREAVSFPAGYDLVVAVAAADSDGTLASFTNTGEQVEVVAPGVDYLSTVPDGYKGKKYTGFSGTSMASPCAAGVAALIMAQHGTDRTETRRHLRASSEVTTPVGIVDAQAAVEEDPGDIPVPPRPSGGLRQRTDSVTSRLSGFDDSDCYRYGFSFDNPSAVDVELSGEDGTDFDLYVNDGVANCPTNDTATKRFVSTDSNESLTVQNPDVSVPLYVTVDSYAGSGRYTLEIVETG; from the coding sequence GTGACGGACGACGACGGGCTCTCACGCCGTGGGTTCCTCCGAGCGACCGGCGCGGCGGCGGCGGCGACCACGGTCGCCGGGCCGGCGGCGGGCCAGGAGCCGTCCGCCTCCCGGGCGGATCGGGTGCTCGTCGGGGTGTCGGCAGCCGCCGACAGCCTCCGTGGCCCGGTGGCGGAGACGATGCCGGAGTCGGCAGCGATCCGTTCCGTGGACGACACGCTACGGTACGTCACCGTCCAGTTCCCGCCGGACACGCCGACGGCAATCGAACACGACTACGTTCAGACCGCCGAGGCCCACGACATGGTGCGGTACGCCGAGCGGAACAAACTCCGGACACGGCGACTCACCCCGGACGACCCGCTCCGGAGTGAGCAGGAGTCGTTGGACCTGATCAACGCGAACGCGGCGTTCGACACCACGGTCGGCTCTTCCGACGTCCGGATCGCCGTGATCGACACCGGCGCCGACTACGAACACGAGGATCTGGCCGCGAACGTCCGGGCGAACCCCGGGAGAGACTTCGTCTTCGGCGGCGACAGCGACCCGATCAACGGAACCAACAACGGCCAGCCGCAGCCACACGGCACTCACGTCGGCGGAATCGCCGCGGCGGTGACAGACAACGAGACGGGCGTGACCGGTGTGAGTCAATCGGAGCTGATCTTCGGTCGTGCACTCGGGGATAGCGGTGCCGGATTCACCGAGGACATCGCAGACGCGATTCGGTGGGCGGGCGACCAGAACGCCGACATCATCAACCTCTCGCTTGGCGCTTCGACCGCCTCGAACGTAGAACTGAGCGCGGTCCAGTACGCACACCGCAAGGGGGCGTTGCTCGTCGCGGCTGCGGGCAACGACGGGAGGGAGGCTGTCAGCTTCCCGGCGGGCTACGACCTAGTCGTCGCAGTCGCGGCAGCCGACTCCGACGGCACTCTCGCCTCGTTCACCAACACCGGTGAACAGGTCGAAGTGGTCGCTCCGGGGGTCGACTACCTGTCTACGGTCCCGGACGGGTACAAAGGCAAGAAGTACACGGGGTTCAGTGGAACCTCGATGGCCTCGCCGTGTGCCGCCGGCGTCGCGGCACTCATCATGGCCCAACACGGGACGGATCGGACGGAGACACGCAGACACCTGCGAGCGAGCTCCGAGGTTACCACTCCGGTCGGTATCGTCGACGCGCAGGCGGCCGTCGAGGAGGACCCGGGCGACATCCCGGTCCCGCCGAGGCCGAGCGGCGGGCTGCGACAGAGGACCGACAGCGTCACGAGCCGGCTCTCCGGGTTCGACGACTCCGACTGCTACCGGTACGGCTTCTCGTTCGACAACCCCTCGGCCGTCGACGTCGAGCTGAGCGGGGAAGACGGGACCGACTTCGACCTCTACGTCAACGACGGCGTTGCGAACTGCCCGACGAACGACACTGCGACGAAACGGTTCGTCTCCACGGACAGCAACGAGAGCCTCACCGTCCAGAACCCAGACGTCTCGGTACCGCTGTACGTCACTGTCGACTCGTACGCCGGCAGCGGTCGCTACACCCTCGAGATTGTCGAGACCGGCTGA
- a CDS encoding archaellin/type IV pilin N-terminal domain-containing protein — translation MRRLFDGASDESGQVGIGTLIVFTAMVIVATIAAGVFLDTAGFLQSKGEQTGEESVDRVTSRLRVVSVAGNITGNRNDHLTKSGGDALADGTVNTLSVTVERPPGGEEIRLRNLTVLWRGPNQTTTLYHGGTEPYAPGRAGGDGFGAGDSSTAGATAGISPVQQSDPATNPGSLDGASDPHLTYHTFSPNSDQNTLLSSDGQLASIYINVAAVESGTADDRRPADLDPLTRGDRARIVFVTGGGGRTVVQVVVPQSIGPDDIIEL, via the coding sequence ATGCGCAGACTGTTCGACGGGGCGAGTGACGAGTCGGGACAGGTCGGAATCGGGACGTTGATCGTCTTCACCGCCATGGTGATCGTCGCGACGATCGCGGCAGGAGTGTTCCTCGACACCGCCGGGTTCCTCCAGTCGAAGGGCGAACAGACGGGCGAGGAGTCCGTCGACCGCGTCACGTCGCGGCTTCGGGTCGTCTCCGTCGCCGGAAACATCACTGGCAACCGGAACGACCACCTGACGAAGTCCGGCGGCGACGCGCTGGCCGACGGGACGGTGAACACGTTGTCGGTCACGGTCGAGCGGCCACCGGGCGGAGAGGAGATCCGGCTCCGCAACCTCACCGTTCTGTGGCGTGGACCCAATCAGACCACGACACTCTACCACGGCGGGACGGAGCCGTACGCCCCCGGGCGGGCGGGTGGGGACGGGTTCGGCGCCGGCGACAGTTCGACCGCCGGAGCGACGGCCGGGATCTCTCCGGTCCAGCAGTCCGACCCGGCCACGAACCCCGGGAGTCTCGACGGAGCGAGTGATCCACACCTGACGTACCACACTTTCTCGCCGAACTCCGACCAGAACACGCTGCTGTCGAGTGACGGCCAGTTGGCGTCGATCTACATCAACGTCGCGGCCGTCGAGAGCGGGACCGCCGACGACAGGCGGCCGGCCGATCTCGACCCGCTCACCCGAGGTGACCGGGCGCGGATCGTGTTCGTCACCGGTGGCGGCGGTCGGACGGTGGTCCAGGTGGTCGTACCGCAGTCGATCGGCCCGGACGACATTATCGAACTGTGA
- a CDS encoding SipW-dependent-type signal peptide-containing protein, translating to MTDRIRLSRRRVLAALGTAGVVSAGAGLGTSAYFSDREEFTGNSITAGSLDMKVAASEYYSDWSEDEAEFASMASSPETTDVRLPAPDGNPDANDIALDLDDETADVYEQFVGTLRTGDNINGGVPVDGDLCGTESDADGAAVIELEDVKPGDFGGVQFAVELCDNPGYLWLSALLEAASENGVTEPEADDPDEEEGVVELLDEIQIAYGVGGIQDSSVFEDTSTGFQPTNQMTLREFLAAASSDKGVPLSPTGIADEATGRECFSGSSIAEVSLLWWLPVDHANQIQTDSATFTLGFYTEQCRHNDGSGQAPEDVVLSSDTTDGVRESGEWINAVVSAGPTTTIDVELDGAMYGNEPGEWPSNPTSYVVEAVVDHDFDGLAAADSNGFTDDFRIGYGGADNSERVAAGQPTPGGYIKRRQPDGSFVVVAEEDLSGFSATESADQLSYTFEIDWTSDLSATGAPVSTPGAAIVDEVFASDGGEGVASNPSPSNQDGREDIDNVTDSSGVIYL from the coding sequence ATGACAGACCGAATCCGACTCTCACGACGACGGGTGCTCGCGGCACTCGGGACGGCGGGCGTCGTCTCTGCCGGTGCGGGACTGGGGACGAGCGCGTACTTCTCGGACCGCGAGGAGTTCACCGGGAACAGCATCACCGCCGGCAGCCTCGACATGAAGGTTGCCGCGAGCGAGTACTACAGCGACTGGTCGGAAGACGAGGCGGAGTTCGCCTCGATGGCCAGTTCGCCCGAGACGACGGACGTGCGGCTACCGGCGCCCGACGGGAACCCGGACGCCAACGACATCGCGCTGGACCTAGACGACGAGACGGCGGACGTGTACGAACAGTTCGTCGGGACGCTGCGGACGGGCGACAACATCAACGGTGGCGTTCCGGTGGACGGAGACCTCTGCGGCACGGAGAGCGACGCCGACGGCGCGGCCGTGATCGAGCTCGAGGACGTGAAGCCGGGCGACTTCGGCGGCGTGCAGTTCGCCGTCGAGCTGTGTGACAACCCCGGCTACCTCTGGCTGAGCGCGTTGTTGGAGGCCGCGAGCGAGAACGGCGTGACAGAGCCGGAGGCGGACGACCCCGACGAGGAGGAAGGTGTCGTCGAGCTGCTAGACGAGATTCAGATCGCGTACGGCGTCGGCGGCATCCAAGACTCCAGTGTGTTCGAGGACACGAGCACCGGGTTCCAGCCGACGAACCAGATGACGCTCCGCGAGTTCCTGGCGGCGGCGTCCTCGGACAAGGGGGTCCCGTTGTCGCCGACCGGGATCGCCGACGAGGCGACCGGTCGGGAGTGTTTCTCCGGATCGTCCATCGCCGAGGTGAGTCTGCTCTGGTGGCTGCCGGTGGACCACGCCAACCAGATCCAGACGGACTCTGCCACGTTCACGCTCGGGTTCTACACCGAGCAGTGCCGCCACAACGACGGCTCCGGGCAGGCGCCCGAGGACGTCGTCCTGTCGAGCGACACGACCGACGGCGTCAGGGAGAGCGGCGAGTGGATCAACGCGGTGGTGAGCGCCGGTCCGACGACGACGATCGACGTGGAGCTGGACGGCGCTATGTACGGCAACGAGCCCGGCGAGTGGCCGAGCAACCCCACCAGTTACGTCGTCGAGGCGGTCGTCGACCACGACTTCGACGGGCTGGCGGCGGCCGACTCGAACGGGTTCACGGACGACTTCCGGATCGGCTACGGCGGCGCGGACAACAGCGAGCGGGTCGCGGCCGGACAGCCGACCCCCGGCGGCTACATCAAGCGCCGCCAGCCAGACGGGAGCTTCGTCGTCGTCGCCGAGGAGGACCTGTCGGGGTTCTCGGCCACGGAGTCGGCCGACCAGCTGTCGTACACGTTCGAGATCGACTGGACGAGCGATCTGAGCGCGACCGGGGCGCCCGTGAGCACCCCGGGCGCGGCGATCGTCGACGAAGTGTTCGCGAGCGACGGCGGCGAGGGCGTCGCGTCGAACCCGAGCCCGAGCAACCAGGACGGCCGAGAGGACATCGACAACGTCACCGACAGCTCCGGGGTCATCTACCTGTAG
- a CDS encoding VWA domain-containing protein: MTRDDTSGLELSRRRLLAGLGTAGVASAGAGLGTSAYFSDREEFTGNQLAAGELNMVVSYEEHYSDWSPDELEGISEEDVTMENPMDTTNFTGILGNDVGPLWVRNENVSTFQNNTEVVDESIPKPLTLDEEDPCASADAANDDPAASIDLDDVKPGDFGELTLDFALCDNPGYVWLSGGLESASENGLTEPEADDPDEEEGVVELLDEVQTRVWYDADCDNVFDQASEPVCADLIIDTSGSMEDAVYADGDPTITKAEAANEIARDIVTTTDDVDGADDGVLGPGPLGSTDNNRFAVNSFADEDTIEQPLTDDEQLVLDGLDAALASTPAGGTNVAEALTLAETSLSDCTVGNEKFAVLFTNAPSPDSTVRQNIRDAATDLKDVAGVTIKVVALDVDPTSTDADFWRDIASTPSDTYFVYQDGGTGTSSPGGDDDVRQEMAAAASAITAEITGGGTTTDGERLLFQGSLRELTEAIGPQPGLPLDPTDEPGRACYDANVRSCIGVGWYLPVDHANEIQTDSATFDIGFYTEQCRHNDGSGMPREENATSDS; this comes from the coding sequence ATGACACGAGACGACACGAGTGGACTAGAACTGTCGCGCCGGCGACTACTCGCCGGTCTCGGGACCGCTGGGGTCGCCAGCGCCGGCGCGGGACTAGGGACGAGCGCGTACTTCTCGGACCGCGAGGAGTTCACGGGCAACCAGCTCGCTGCGGGGGAGTTGAACATGGTCGTCTCCTACGAGGAGCACTACAGCGACTGGTCGCCGGACGAACTGGAGGGTATCTCCGAGGAGGACGTGACGATGGAGAACCCGATGGACACGACCAACTTCACCGGGATCTTGGGGAACGACGTCGGGCCGCTCTGGGTCCGCAACGAGAACGTCTCCACCTTCCAGAACAACACGGAAGTCGTCGACGAGTCGATCCCGAAGCCGCTGACGCTGGACGAGGAGGATCCGTGTGCGTCCGCGGACGCGGCCAACGACGACCCCGCCGCGAGCATCGACCTGGACGACGTGAAGCCGGGGGACTTCGGCGAACTGACGCTCGACTTCGCGCTGTGTGACAACCCGGGGTACGTCTGGCTGTCCGGCGGGCTCGAGTCCGCCAGCGAGAACGGCCTGACGGAGCCGGAGGCGGACGACCCCGACGAGGAGGAGGGCGTCGTGGAACTTCTCGACGAGGTGCAGACCCGCGTCTGGTACGACGCGGACTGTGACAACGTGTTCGACCAGGCGTCAGAGCCAGTGTGTGCGGACCTCATCATCGACACCTCCGGGTCGATGGAAGACGCCGTCTACGCGGACGGCGACCCGACGATCACGAAGGCGGAGGCGGCAAACGAGATCGCCCGCGACATCGTCACCACGACGGACGACGTGGACGGCGCGGACGACGGAGTCCTCGGGCCGGGGCCGCTGGGGAGCACGGACAACAACCGCTTCGCGGTGAACTCCTTCGCCGACGAGGACACCATCGAGCAGCCGCTGACGGACGACGAACAGCTGGTGTTGGACGGGCTCGACGCCGCACTGGCGAGCACGCCGGCCGGCGGGACGAACGTCGCAGAGGCGCTCACACTCGCCGAGACCTCGCTGAGCGACTGCACGGTCGGCAACGAGAAGTTCGCGGTGTTGTTCACCAACGCACCGTCGCCGGACTCCACCGTCCGCCAGAACATCCGCGACGCCGCGACGGACCTGAAGGACGTGGCCGGCGTGACGATCAAGGTAGTCGCGCTGGACGTCGACCCGACGAGCACGGACGCGGACTTCTGGCGAGACATCGCGTCGACGCCGTCGGACACCTACTTCGTCTACCAGGACGGCGGCACTGGCACTAGCTCGCCGGGTGGTGACGACGACGTGCGCCAGGAGATGGCCGCGGCGGCGTCTGCTATCACGGCGGAGATCACCGGCGGCGGCACCACGACCGACGGTGAGCGTCTGTTGTTCCAGGGGTCGCTCCGAGAGCTGACGGAGGCGATCGGGCCACAGCCCGGGCTCCCCTTGGACCCGACCGACGAACCCGGGCGGGCGTGTTACGACGCGAACGTCCGGTCGTGTATCGGGGTCGGGTGGTACCTCCCGGTGGACCACGCCAACGAGATCCAGACGGACTCCGCCACGTTCGACATCGGGTTCTACACCGAGCAGTGTCGCCACAACGACGGCTCCGGGATGCCCCGGGAGGAGAACGCGACCAGCGACTCCTGA
- a CDS encoding SipW-dependent-type signal peptide-containing protein has product MTRERYELSRRQALAALGTVGVASAGAGLGTSAYFSDREEFTGNQLAAGELDMKVSYEEHYSDWSEDEMEGISEEDVTMEMPADTGNFTGLLGDEVGPIWVSDENVSTFQNNTEVVNSSAGKPLTLDPELACADGNRANDDPAASIALDDVKPGDFGELTLDFTLCGNPGYVWLYGALTSASENGVTEPEADDPDEEEGVVELLDEIQVIVWDDTDQDNVLDEEESTLVGPVSLRTFLAEYTLEPTNGSFGLPLPGDITATSAGGSGRNCYSAAPATHAVGFGWYLPVDHANEIQTDSVTFDLGFYTEQCRHNDGSGQNRTDVPQP; this is encoded by the coding sequence ATGACACGAGAGCGCTACGAACTGTCGAGACGGCAGGCACTGGCGGCACTGGGGACGGTCGGTGTCGCCAGCGCCGGCGCGGGACTGGGGACGAGCGCGTACTTCTCGGACCGCGAGGAGTTCACGGGCAACCAGCTCGCCGCGGGGGAGTTGGACATGAAGGTGTCCTACGAGGAACACTACAGCGACTGGTCGGAAGACGAGATGGAGGGCATCTCCGAGGAAGACGTGACGATGGAGATGCCGGCGGACACGGGCAACTTCACCGGGCTGCTGGGCGACGAGGTCGGGCCGATCTGGGTCAGTGACGAGAACGTCTCCACCTTCCAGAACAACACGGAGGTCGTCAACAGCTCGGCTGGCAAGCCGCTGACGCTGGACCCCGAGTTGGCGTGTGCCGACGGCAACCGGGCGAACGACGACCCGGCGGCCAGCATCGCCTTGGACGACGTGAAACCGGGAGACTTCGGCGAGCTGACGCTCGACTTCACGCTGTGTGGCAATCCGGGCTACGTCTGGCTGTACGGCGCGCTCACGTCGGCGTCCGAAAACGGCGTGACGGAGCCGGAGGCGGACGACCCCGACGAGGAGGAGGGGGTCGTGGAACTCCTCGACGAGATCCAGGTGATCGTCTGGGACGACACGGACCAGGACAACGTGCTCGACGAGGAGGAGTCGACGCTGGTCGGTCCGGTGTCGCTCCGGACGTTCCTGGCGGAGTACACCCTGGAGCCGACGAACGGCAGTTTCGGACTGCCGCTACCGGGCGACATCACGGCGACGAGCGCCGGCGGCAGCGGGCGGAACTGTTACAGCGCGGCACCGGCCACCCACGCGGTCGGGTTCGGGTGGTACCTCCCGGTGGACCACGCCAACGAGATCCAGACGGACTCCGTCACGTTCGATCTCGGGTTCTACACCGAGCAGTGCCGCCACAACGACGGCTCCGGGCAGAACCGGACGGACGTGCCACAGCCGTGA
- a CDS encoding amphi-Trp domain-containing protein: protein MTDDQPDVDGETGATGETETEETESTERTVIRSGREFEREYRLSAAAAGEFLVDLGERLQSGDELTITDEEWELPFGFGEPVELEVDYDGVDDPELEIEVELPGRSDDTGPSVE from the coding sequence ATGACGGACGATCAGCCCGATGTCGACGGTGAGACGGGAGCGACCGGAGAGACGGAGACCGAGGAGACCGAATCGACGGAACGGACCGTGATCCGCAGCGGCCGCGAGTTCGAGCGGGAGTACCGACTGTCGGCGGCCGCGGCCGGCGAGTTCCTGGTCGACCTGGGTGAACGGCTCCAGTCCGGCGACGAGCTGACGATCACCGACGAGGAGTGGGAACTACCGTTCGGCTTCGGCGAACCCGTGGAACTGGAGGTGGACTACGACGGCGTCGACGACCCGGAACTGGAGATCGAAGTGGAACTCCCCGGACGGTCGGACGACACCGGTCCGTCGGTCGAGTGA